From the genome of Novosphingobium sp. P6W:
CGCCTGATGAAGCGCTGACCCTGCGCATCCGGCACCGAAAAAACCCCGGCGGGATTGCTCCTGCCGGGGTTTTTCCTTGTCGGTGGCTTACGGTCTTAGGTTAGGTTTAGAACCCCAGCGCGCCGGGGTTCATCAGGCCCTTGGGGTCCAGTTCGGTCTTCACCGCGCTCAGCAGCGAGATCGCCTGCGGTGAGAGCCGCTGCCTGTAGGGATAGGCGCGGCCAAGCTGGAAATGGCCGGCGCCGTGCGCCTGCATCAGTGCGACGATGGCGCGCTTGAGATCGTCGGCATAGGCGCGCGATTCTTCGTTGGCGTCGAAGTGGGGCTGCTGACCAAGATAGTCCGCGCCCAAGGTGGTGCGGTGGTAGGCGGTGCGATCATCCGGCCAGTACAGCGCCACTTCGTAGAGGAAACCGGAGGCCCCGACCGGTGAGAACATCGTCCCGGTCCACACGCCAAGCCGCTCCATCTCGGTCTTGCGGTCGGCGATCAGCGCCTTGTAGGCGGTATCGAACGCCACAACCTGGTCATGAGCCAGCACACCGTGAATCGGCACCCAGCGTTCGCCGCCGGGGCCAAGCACGTTGAACAGTGGAGCGAAAGGCACCGAGTGAACGAACGTGGGGATCGAATTGGCGATCTCGCGGCCAAGTCCGGACAGCAGGCGGCGCAGGATTTTCGCCTTGTGCGCGGCCTCGTCGGCGTCGAATCCCTCGATCATGAAATGGCACATGTAGGCGCCGGCGCGCATCGGGTTTTCGCCCGCCAGTGCCATGCGGACCAACTGGGCGATGCCCTTCATCTTGTCCGGCGCTTTTCGCAGCACTTCGGCGGCGATCTTGAGGCGTGCGCCCATGCCGTCCTGCCGTCCGATCTGGCCCTGCGACAGCGCAAGGTCGAGACCGAAGTGCGAATCGTCGAGCCTCGCCATCGCCGCCTTGCGCGATGCGGCGTGGTAATCGGCGAAGCTGTCGAAGGCGAAGCTGAGGCATTCGAAATGCGGCAATACCGGCAACAGCGGCAGGCGGATGCGGGCCTTGATCCCGAAGATGCCGCAGTCTCCGGTGAACAGCCCGGTAAGGTCCGGTCCGTAGAAGCGCATGGCCGAACTGGCGCTGGTCGACAGGACCTCGCCGCTCGCCAATACGACGTCCATCGACAGCACCGACTGCGCAGAGATGCCGTGTGCGGTACTGCCATGGCTGAGGGTGTTCTGGCTCACGCTGCCGCCGACCGTGGCGGCGATGCCGGAGAACGGCCCCCAAAACGGCGTGCGCAGCCCCTTGGCATCGAGCGCGGTCTTGAGCGCCATCCATGTGACCCCGGCCTCGACGGTGACGACGGCGTTCTGCGCGTCGATCTCGATCGCGTCCAGCGCGCCGGTGTCGAACAGGACATGGCCGCCTTCGGGGACGAGGTAGGCGTCCGTATACGATGCGCCGCCGCCGCGCGGGACCATGGCGGCGCCCGCCGCCGCGCAGATGCGCACGGCTTCCTGAAGCGCCTCGACGCTGGCCGGGCGAACGACCGCCTGCGGCGCACCGCCGCCGCGGTAGACGTCGTTCGAGAAGTAGGCGAGGGCATCGCCCTCATGGATGACCGCATCTGCCCCCAGGGCCTCGATCAGGGCCGAAACCAACAGTTCCTCGACAATCGCGCTGCTCATCAAAACACCTGAAATTCTTGGTATCGAACACCAAGGCTTGGCCAATGTGGCGGGCTAGGGCGACCGCCGGGAGGAAGCTATCCACTCTGCGGCTATCCGGCCAGCGATCAAACAGTTCGATCCCCGCTCGAATCCGCAATCCTCCGCGCATGATCCAGCAGGACAGAGGTTGCAAAGGTGCGGCCCGGTCGCAGCGAATACCCACGAAGGGCACCCATGACCAAGGTTGGCGGCAATTCCATGCCCGAATGCAGGGTGATCGATCTCACGGTCGAACCGGCGACTCCCGAGGCGCTTGCGCCTTTCGGCGCCGTTATCGGGCGCGAGGCGCCGGTGAAACCTGTTTCGGTCGATTTTTACAAGGGCGCGGTGAAAATGAGCTACCCGGCTCGTTTTCTTTGCGAGCATCCGGTAGAGGTCACGCTGGCGCAGATGGACCGGCGGCCCGGCGAAGTGCGCTATATGGAGCGCCACTTTCAGCATACCCAGGCTTTTCTGCCGCTGGGCGGCAAGCCTTTCGTCGCGGTCATGGCGCCGCCCGGGGATGGCGAACTTCCCGACCTTTCGCAGGTGCGCGCCTTTCGTTTCGACGGGACGGCAGGCTTTGCCATGCACCTTGGCACCTGGCATGAATTTCCCTTCGCGGTGGAGGACGGGACCGACCTTGTGGTCATCCTGTCAAGCCAGACCGGCTACGACCTCAAGGCGAAGGACGCCCTGACCGAAGAGGCCCATGGCCCCGATCTCGACAAGAAGGACATCGTCGCCCGCACCGGCAACGTGTTCCGTTTCGAACTGATGGAGTGAGTTGATGGCAGAGCGCATGAACCTCGATCGCAAGGCGCGGTCCAAGGGCAGCCAGCCGGTGGTGTTCGAAAGCGAGACGGTCGATGCCCTCGCCGGGCTGGTGTTGGCGCTGCTGGGCGAAGTGGTCGTGCTGAAGGACCGGCTCGACGCGAACGAGCGGCTGCTTAAGGCTGCGGACTTGCATGGACCCGCCGATATCGACACATTCGCTCCCGATGCCGAAGCGCGCGCGCACCGCGCCGCCTACCGGCAAGGTATCTACGACCGCGTGCTGGGCTCTGCCCGCGACAAGCTGATGCCCGAGGCACTGGCCGACCAGCACGACTACGAAGGCGTCCTTGACGCCGTCGCCCGCGATTAACCTGAAACGGGAGCCCTAAGCCATGGAACAGTTCCGCCAGGAACATTTCGGTCATGCCGTCATGCCGCAGTCCAATCATGACGAGCAGGCGATGGAGGACCACTTCCTCGCCATGCGTGCGTGGACCAGCAAGAATCTCGACCCGCTCGACCGCCGCCTGCTGGACGAAGTGATCGTACCCAGCATCGAGAAGAAAACTGGCAGCAAGCCGACTTCCAGCACGCAGGTCCGCCAGGCGCTGGAAGCGCATCCGCTGCACCAGTACTGGTTGACGCTTTCGCTGTTCTACCAGGACCGCATCTGGCTTTCGCTCGACGGCGCCATTGATCGCCAGTTCGAGGAGCTTTCGGCCAAGGTCGAGGCGCAGGTGGCCGAGCCGAAAGGCAGCCTTCGCCTGAACCCGGACCTTGCGATCCCGCGCTACATCTCCGCGTTCGACCATCACCGGATGCCGGGCAGCTATACCGTCGACACCGCCGAGGGCGATTTCCGCGCCGGCGCGCTTTACGACCGTTTCGCTTCCACGTACCTGCGCAACCTTAACGGCGGCTGGAAGAATGACGGGCGAGGCCATACGCTGGCCAGCCATGTCCAGGACTTCTATCCGGACTTCAAGCCGAAGCGCATCCTCGATCTCGGCTGCTCGGTGGGCCATTCCACCGTGGCGATCGCCCAGGCTTTCCCCGATGCGGAAGTCTTCGCGCTGGATGTCGGCGCGCCGATGCTGCGCTACGGCCACGCCCGCGCCGAGGCGATGGGCGCACCGATCCACTTCAGCCAGCAGGACGCCGAACATACCGACTTCGAGGATGGCAGCTTCGACCTCGTCTGCTCTTCGGCGGTGCTTCACGAGACTTCGGCCAAGGGGATGCGCGGCATTTTCAAGGAATGCCACCGCTTGCTGCGAGAAGGCGGGGTGATGTGCCACGTCGACGTGCCGCCGCGCCATGAGCACATGTCGCTGTGGGACCAGATGCGCTGCGACTTCGAGAGCCACTACAACAACGAACCGTTCATGACCTCGCTGGCCCGGACGGACTGGATGAAGGTTGCGCTCGACGCAGGGTTCGATGCTGAAGACGTGCTTGTGGGTTACCGCAAGGGCACGTTCTTCCTGAAGCCGGAGCGGGCGGACTTCTTCACCGAAGGCCATCCCGAAGGACGGGCGATGATCGGCAGCTGGTACGCCTGCTCTGCGACGAAGTAATCCTGCCTGACAGGTGGGCCGGCCAGCCCGGTCCACCTGTCGGATACTTGGAAAGGGCGATTTCTACCGGCTATCACCCAGCATAGACTTGGGCCTTCAACGAGTATCAGGGAGGGCCCCGCGCTCATGCCGGTCGAGATCAACGGTCTGCTCAACCACAACATTTCGAGCGAGACGCATCCCGTTCCCTTCGAGACTTTTGATCCCGAAGGCATCGCGCAGATGGCACAGCTTCACGACGCCTGGGGCTATGACAAGGTACTGGTCGCCAATGCCGCGATCATGCCGGACAACTTCACCATCGCCGGATATGTCGCGGCCCATACCAAGCGGCTTGGTGTCATGCTGGCGCACCGTCCCGGCTTCATTCCGCCGACGATGGCGGCGCGCATGCTCGCCACGCTTGATCGGCTGATGCCGGGCCGTGTCGGTGTCCATATCATCACCGCCGCCAGCGACGAGGAAACCCAGGCCGACGGCGATTACCAGACCAAGGTCGAGCGCTATGACCGCGCCAGGGAATACATCGCGGTGTTGCGCCGGATGTGGACCAGCGAGACGCCCTTCGATCATGAGGACAAGTGGTTCCGTTTCAATGGTGGCTTCGCGGCGATCAAACCGACCCAGGGCACAGTCCCGGTATACTTCGGCGGCATGAGCCCGGCGGCGCTCGAAGTGGCGGGTGAATATTGCGACACCTTCGCCACTCTGTCCGACACGGTCGCAGGCATGACGGAAGTGGTCGAAAAAGTCCGCGAGGCCGCCGCGCCCTATGACCGCAGTCCGCGCTTCCTGATGTCGATCCGCATCGTCATCGCCGATACCGAGGAAGCGGCCTGGGCCCGCGCCGACGAAATCCGCGAGGCGGTGGCCGCCAATATGGGCAAGCTGGCGCCGAACACCGCCGCGGTGAAGGCCGACGGTTTTAAGCGGACCGCCGAACTCGCGGCGCGGGGCGACCGGTTGGAAAAGTGTTTCTGGAACGGCATCAACCAGCTTCGCGGCGGGCAGAGCAATTCCGGCACGCTGGTGGGCACGCCCGAGCAACTCGCCGATGCGCTGATGGATTATTACGACGCCGGAGTTTCCGCCTTCATCCTGCGCGGCTTCGATCCGGTTGAGGATGTGATCGCCATCGGCCGCGATCTCATCCCGCTTGTGCGTGCGAAAGTGGCCGAGCGTGACGCCGAACTGGCAACCGCGATGGCCTGATCCGTGCCTGATTGATCTGGACAGAAGGCCGCGCCGGGCACGGCGCGGCCTTTTTATTTGCCAGTGATGCGGTGCAGGAACGGTGTCACGCGGGCAAGCGCCCGGTCAGGGCAGTCATACGGCATCATGTGTCCACATGCCTCGACCACCTCCAGCGTTTTATCCTTGCTGCCGAGAAGGTCGAGCGCTTGCCTGCCGTCGCGCTCCAGTGTGGTTTCATGGTCATTGGCGGACCACAGCAGCAAAGTGGGCGCGGCGATCGCGCGCAAGTCGCCGGGCGCGCGCGCGAATGAGGTGGAGGCCGCCACGGCCTTGCCGATGGCAGGATCGCGCGAGAGGCGGCTGTTGAGATCGGTCCACTGCTGCACCAGCGCAGGCGTGATGCGCGAGGGATCGGTGACATTGGCCAGCAGGATCTGGCGCCAGTATTCCGGGGCGTGCCAGCCGGGGTGGGTGCGATCTTCGGCCAGTGCGGCCTTGAGCGCGGGCGCCATACCATCGAGGTCGAACTTTACCGGGCCAACCGCAATGTTGTTGAGCACCAGTCCCTGCACCCGCTGCGGCCGGGCGGCGGCGTAGGCAGCGGCGGGCAGGCCGCCGCTGGATGTTGCGACCATCACGAAGCGGTCGATCTTCAGCCGGTCCATCAGTCCATCGATCACGCGAATGCGGTGCTCGATGGAATAGTCCCTGGCGGGGCTGGGGCCCGAGAGTCCGGCGGGGGATTGATCGTACCGGATCACCCGGTAACGGCGCGCGAGTTTCGCGGCCCATTCGTCCCACTGGCGCAGACTGGCGAAGGAGCCGTGGACCAGCAGGATCGCCGGGCCCTTGCCTTGCGCGGCATAATGCACGGTTTCGCCGTCGATTTCGGCGAACTGCGAGTTAGCCAGTGCGTAGCGGCTGCGCAGCGCCGCGTCGTCAAGCTGGGCTGGCGCCGACTGGGCGATTGCGGACGGGGCGGTGAGCGCCGCGAGCAAAAGCCCGGCCGCGAACGATCCCACCCTCACGCCGGTTCCTGCCGCCTGGCCTGCAATTGCATGACCACGTAGCGCCCGTTGTAGTTGCACGAGGTTCCTTCGGCGCTTTGCAGGTCCGGCGCGAAGGTCAGTTGCGAAAGGCCGAAGAACGTGTGGCTTTCGGTCGCGAAATGCGCCTGATCGGCCTCGTAGCCATAGCGCAAGTGCCATTCGCCCGAGGGCAGGGCGGTCAGCTTTTCGGCGAAGCTGATCGAACGCGAGGTCTTTAACCCCTTTGTTTCGATCGCGACGGCGAAGCTCTCTGCACTGGCGGCAAGCGTCATCTCGCCGTCCCATTCGTACAGCGTGTCGCCCTCGGGGCCGAGGGCGCTGCCGTGCAGAGCCCAGTTGCCGGCAATGTCCGGGGCTGCCGTCACTGCGGGGCGCCCGCAGGCACGGTGCGGTCCAGCCAGGTGCGCAAATCCCTGGCGGTTTCCTTCGGCAGTTCCAGCATCGGGTAGTGGCTGAGATCGGGGTAATGGATCACATCGACCTTGGTGCCGGAGAACTGTTTCACGGCATCGGCGGCAAGGTACTTGGGCAGAACCGGGTCGACATCGCCCCATTGCAGCAGGATGGGCGCCTTGACCCGCGCTGCATCGTCGCCCGCGCCCTTTGCCCAGACCACCTTCTTGTTGGTTTCGTAGTATTCCTTCACGCGGGCGAAGCCTCCGGGGAGGTTGTTGGTCTGGTAGTACCAGTCCACCGTTGCGTCGGTGAGGCGTTCGGGCCGGCCGTAAAGTTCGGACAAGGCGCGGCGATAGTAGAAACGCGGGTAATAGTTGGGCACGAAATTCTCGTGGGTCCAGACCATGGCCCACATCACGCGGCTGAAATCGCTGGGCGGCGGGGCCTTGAGCGGCAGCGCCGAAAGCGCCAGCGCGGTGACCTTTTCGGGGTACTTGGCGGCGTAGAGCGTCGAGACGGTCGCGCCGCTGGAAGTGCCGACAAGCGCGAAGCGGGTGAGGCCCTTCTTTTCGACCAGCTTTTCGAGCAGGGCGACCACGCCGGGCATGCCGGAGGAGGGGGCGCTGTCGGTCGAAAGGCCGTAGGGCGGCCAGTCGAAGCGGATCACGCGGTACTTGTCCTTGAGGGCATCGGTCCAGCCGTCCCATTCGCGCAGGTTGGTCATCGAGCTATGAAGCATGATGACGACCGGACCGCTGCGCGGGCCTTCGTCGCGGATGTGGAGGTTGGCGGTGCCGACCTGCTCGAAGGTCGAGGGCGCGGTGGCCTGCGCAGCTTTCACGCTCTCATACGAGGGGTTCCACCAGCCCAGCCGCATCGTCAGCAGCACCAATGCCATCAAGATTACCACGATAAGGAGCAACCCTCCCGCAGCCTTGAGAATTCGACCGACCGTCATCGCTGTTCCCCCCTGTGTCAATTGTCGGGGCCGGGCGACAACGCCCGCCCCGGAACGTATTTTCGTTTAGTTGGCTCCGCTGGACAGCAGACCGGCGCATTCGCTGTCGCCGCGCGCTGCCGCGCGGCGCATGGTGTGGCCCGCAAGCGCATAAAGCGCCGCGCCGATCAGCAGGAACGGCGTGCAGACCACCGCGATCGACCAGCCCACCAGTGCAGGATTGTGCAGTACCCGCTCCGTCACGCTGGCGACCATCAGCGGGCCGAGAGTGGCGCCGATGATGGTGTTGAGCACCAGTGTCAGCGCAATGGCGGAGCCGCGCATGCGCGGTGGAACCACCGACTGCAACGTCGCGAACATCACCGTGCCGATCACCGAGAACACAGCATTCGACGATGCCACCAGCACGGTGGCGAGATGAAGCTCACCCGCCAGCACCGCGAGCACCGAGGGGAGCGCAAAGACCGGCGCGATCGACAGGATCGCAAAGCGCGCCATCGTCCGGCCGGATCGCATCGAACGGTCAAGGATGGTTCCGCCGATCAGCGGCCCGATCGCCGAGAACAGGATCGACAGCGGACCCAGCCACTTGCCGAGGAACGCGGCGTCGGCGCCGTAGCCGCGCAGCAGCATCGTCGGCGCCCAGGCGGAGGCGCCGTAGGCGACCGTGAAGCAGGTTGCGAAACCGAAATAGAGCGGCAACAGCACGCCGCGATTGCGCCAGAAGTATGCGGCTTCGGCCGCGCCGGGCATGCGCGCGGCAGCGCCGGTAGCGGCCTGGACCTGCCGCGCAGGTTCACGCGTGAAGGCGAGCAGCCCCAGCGCCACGACCAGGCCGCCGGCGCCGAACACCACGAAGACGATCCGCCACGGAACCAGATGGCCGATCACCGGCACGCCCAGGAATGCACCTGCGCCCGCCGCCGTCACCAGAAGGCCGGTAAGCGAAATGGCGATGCCGTTCGCAAGGCCCTGGCCCATCATGTAGAAGGAGATTGGCCGCCCGCGCTGCGCAGGCGAGAACAGGTCTGCGATCAGCGAGATCGCGGCAGGGCCCAGCGCCGCTTCGCCAAGGCCCACCATGAGGCGGGCGGTGAACAGCCAGCCGAAAGTCTGCGCCAGACCGCTGCCGATCGTCGCCACGCTCCACAGCGCGATGCCGGCGACGATCAGGTTGCGGCGCGATACGCGGTCAGCCAGCAGCCCCATCGGCAAGCCCATGAAGGCATAGAACAGCCCGAAGGCAAGGCCCTGCAACAGCCCGATCTGCTCATCCCCGATGCCGATATCGGCGCGCACCGGATCGACGAGGATGTTGAGTGCCGCCCGGTCGATGACCGAGAGGACACCCGCGAGGAACAGCATGAAGACCATGACCCAGGCGGACTTGCCGCCCGGCCACGATCCCCCGGCCGCTCCGACGGGCCTTGCCGCCGGAGCCTCGGTCAGATCGATTGCGCTGGGGCTGATGCCTTGCGCCATGGTCAGAGCAGGCCGCAGGCGCGGGCGCGGGTCTTCACATAGTCGCCCAGCCAGTCCAGGTTGCGGAAGCGCAGCGTGCCGCGGCCCACGGCGGTCGAGCTATGCGCCATACCCGCGATCAGGCGCAGCGCCTTGGCCATCAGGAACAGTTCGGTATTGTCGGTCTCTTCCTTGGTGAAGGGCCGGACTGACTGATAGCCGTCCTCGAACGCTTCGCCGATCTTGGGATCGAAGCCGTAGAACAGGTTGCCCCAGACGAAGTTCTGCACGTCCTGCATGAGGAAGTCCTCACCCGCTGCGTCGAAGTCGAGGAGGGTGATGCCGCCGTCTTCGGCGACGTGGACGTTGCTGGGATGGAAGTCGCGGTGGCAGACGCCCAGCGGGACCTTGCCCGAGGCGGCCAGTTCGTCGAGCCGCTTGTCGAGGTTGGCGGCGATCACCGGATAGTCGCGAAGGTCGTCGGGCCGGTCGTAGACGAAATCGATCAGCGCCGGCATGCAGATGTTGTAGTCCTTCGCCGTTTCGGTCGAGAACTGGTGATCCTTGCCGGCCCAGCTATCGCCGAGCAGGTGCATGCGCGCCATGGCCGCGCCGATGCGGAAGGCGGTTTCCTCAGAAAGACGATCGCCGAACTTCACGCCCGGCGCCCAGTCGTAGAGCGCGATCGCGCGCTCGCCTTCGGGCGAGGCGACCTTGAAGTAGAGCTTGCCGTCATGCTGCGGCACGCCGACCGAGGCGGGAAAACCCTGCTGGCGCAGATAATCGAGGAAATCGAGTTCGTAGGCGACATCGTCGACATCGCGGTAGGTCTTGCGCCAGACGCGCAGGGCGTACTTCGTTTCCTCGTCCTGGACGAGGTAGACGTCGTTCATGCCCCGGTAGAGCAGGAAACAGGTCAGCTCGCCCTTGATGGGATAGCGGCGCGCTACTTCGGCGGCGATGAACTCGGGATGGAGGACCGAGTGCGAAACCTCGGCCACCGGGATGTCAGATGCGGTCAAGGAAGTCACGCAGTTCATGGGCAATACGCTCCGGAGCAATGTCAAAGATATCGCGGTCGAGATCGGGAAGTTCGACCACACGGCAGGAAGGCATGCGCGCGGCAGCCTCCAGGGAAACGGAAAGAAGGTCTTCGGCCGGCTGGATAAGCAGCGCGGGCTGGGTGACCTGTTCGAGGCGGGAGAAATCCCAGGACCACACGCCCCGATAGGCCCAGGTGAAGCGGTCCAGCACGCGGGCCTTGTCAGCGAAGTTCAGCGCGGCCTTTTCCAGTGAAACCGCCGGGTTTCGGCTCGTGACCACGTAAGTCCAGAGCTTGCTAAGGAGGTCGCCGATCACGGTGCCTTTTTCGTCCGGCGCCGGGAAATTGTCGGCGGCGGCAAGACGCTGTGCGAGCGCGGCCTCGTCGAACATCGGAATGCCGGTGAGGCCGAGCGCCCGTACCCGGTCCGGCCGGGCGATCGCCAGTTCGCACGAGAGCAAGGTGCCGGTGTGGAAGCCGTAGAGGTCCACCGGCCCGGTCAGGATGCCGTCTTGCGCCAGAGCGTCCAGCGCGTCGGAAAACGCGGCCGCATAGCCCGCCATGCCGGGAGGGGCGGGCGGCGCATCCGACATTCCGTAGCCGGGCGTGTCGAGGGCCACGACCAGACGGTCGGTCGCCAAGGCGCGGATAAGCGGCTCGTACTCATAGGACGAGGAGGGGTTCTGGTGCAGCAACACGACCGGAACGCGTGTACCCTGCGCCGGACCGGCGATGCGGTAATGCATCTGGCCGTGGCGGCAACGGGTATAGGCGCGCTGGATCGCGGGGACTTCGTTCATGGCGGTAGCATGCGCTTCGTCTTGTCCGCTGCGCTGACGGAGCATGGACTCTCCGCTGTTCGGGTATCCGCTCATGCCAAGGCGTTCCCAGTGCCTTCGGCGGTTTCGAGCCGGGCCGAGGCGAGCTTGTCCTCGTCAAGGTCGTAGGCCCACAGGAACAGCCCGTTGATCGCGAACATGCACGCAGGGATCACTGAGAAACCCAGCTTCAGAGCCAGCAGGGCACTTGCGGGCTGGGCAACGATGGCGCCGCCTGTGGTCGGCACGTAGCCAAGGCCATGGAGGAATATGCCGAGCACTGCGACGCCGAGTGCAAAGCTGACTTTCTCGATCACGGCGATGGCGCTCGACAGCAGACCTTCGCGGGCCTCGCCGGTCAGAAGGCGGTCGTAGGCCTGGGTGTCGCCCAGCATCGAGATCGACATGAGAATGATCGCGCCCGAACCGAGGCCGCCGAAGATACCGCGCACGACGATGCCCAGCGTGGTGATCGAATGGTCGGCGAAAAGCCAGCTCAGCGTGGTCAGGCAGAACAGCACTACCCCGGCAAGGTAGGTGCGGCGCTTGCCGAAGCGCTTGCCGGTCCAGACCCATAGCGGCATGGCCAGCGCGGTAACGACGTTCTGGGTTACCGCGAAGGCAATCTGCCCGCTGTAGCCCACGCCCACCACGTTGAGCATGTAAAGCAGCATCGTCGAGGCGACCGAGGCGAAGGAAAGGAACTGGAATACCTTGGCGCCCAGCAGCATCATGAACGGCCGGTTGCGGGCAATCGCGCGAATCTGCGCGAAGCCGGGGAGATGCTGGCCCGCTTTCGGCGCCGTTCCGTGCTTTACCGGCACCGCCAGCGCGGTGGCGGTCATCGAGCCGGCTATGATAAGCGCCATGACGAGGCCCATCGTCGCAAAGCCGGAACGCCCCGCGCCGCCGCTCTGGATCAACCATGCGGTGCCCGCCATCGCGAGCAGCTGGCCGATCGAGACGAACACGGTGCGGAACGAGATCAGGCGGGTGCGTTCGTGGAAGCCGTCGGTCAGTTCGGCGGGCAGGGCCATGTACGGCACGTTGAACAGTGAATAAGCCGTCGAATAGATCACCAGGCCCGCAATCATCCAGACCAGTAGCGTACCTTCGGACATGATCGGCGGTGCGAACAGCATCACGAAAGAGATGGCCGACAGCAGCGCGCCTCCCAGCAGGAACGGCTTGCGGCGGCCCCAGCGCGTGCGGGCGCGGTCGGACAGGCTGCCGATGGCGACGTCGATCACGGCATCGGCCAGCTTCGAGATCATCAGCAGGTAGCCGGCGATTTCGGGCGATTGGCCCAGCACGGTGGACATCATCGCCGGGAAGTAGGTGGTCACGGTGTTGAGCATGATCGACACGCCCACCGTGCCGATCCCGAAGCCAAGGCAGGTGCCTATGCTGAGCCGGGCATCGGCGGCGTCGTTCTTTGAACGGGGCATCGTCATGGCACCTGCTTCTTGAGGAATTTCATCATGGCG
Proteins encoded in this window:
- a CDS encoding alpha/beta fold hydrolase, with the translated sequence MLRQRSGQDEAHATAMNEVPAIQRAYTRCRHGQMHYRIAGPAQGTRVPVVLLHQNPSSSYEYEPLIRALATDRLVVALDTPGYGMSDAPPAPPGMAGYAAAFSDALDALAQDGILTGPVDLYGFHTGTLLSCELAIARPDRVRALGLTGIPMFDEAALAQRLAAADNFPAPDEKGTVIGDLLSKLWTYVVTSRNPAVSLEKAALNFADKARVLDRFTWAYRGVWSWDFSRLEQVTQPALLIQPAEDLLSVSLEAAARMPSCRVVELPDLDRDIFDIAPERIAHELRDFLDRI
- a CDS encoding MFS transporter, giving the protein MTMPRSKNDAADARLSIGTCLGFGIGTVGVSIMLNTVTTYFPAMMSTVLGQSPEIAGYLLMISKLADAVIDVAIGSLSDRARTRWGRRKPFLLGGALLSAISFVMLFAPPIMSEGTLLVWMIAGLVIYSTAYSLFNVPYMALPAELTDGFHERTRLISFRTVFVSIGQLLAMAGTAWLIQSGGAGRSGFATMGLVMALIIAGSMTATALAVPVKHGTAPKAGQHLPGFAQIRAIARNRPFMMLLGAKVFQFLSFASVASTMLLYMLNVVGVGYSGQIAFAVTQNVVTALAMPLWVWTGKRFGKRRTYLAGVVLFCLTTLSWLFADHSITTLGIVVRGIFGGLGSGAIILMSISMLGDTQAYDRLLTGEAREGLLSSAIAVIEKVSFALGVAVLGIFLHGLGYVPTTGGAIVAQPASALLALKLGFSVIPACMFAINGLFLWAYDLDEDKLASARLETAEGTGNALA